Part of the Gemmatimonadota bacterium genome, GCCATGGGGCCGCCCTGCCACAGCCGCCAGTTTCGGGCGACGCTGAGGCGTCACCGGGGTTTCCCCGCTGTAGCTTTTTTGCTACAATGAAGAGGGCGGGCTGTTCATGCCCACGGTCGTGCGAGATGGCGAGTTCGCATTCGTGATCCACACGAGAGAGCTGTCCTTCGAACCTCCGCACGTGCACGTGCGCTTCGGAGGCAACCAGGTTCGGATTGAACTCGCTGGTGTCACGTTCATGGATCAGCCGCCGCCGGGCAAGCGTCGAGCGATACTCGAAGCGTTCGCGCGTCATGCGGCCAGGATCCGGCGGAGCTGGGAGCAGATTCACGGTCCGCTCGAGGGTGATCGGCAATGAGAACTCAAGCGATGGCATACGTGCAGGGCGCTGACAGGATGGTTACGGGTGCCCGGCTCACAACGGACGGTCTCTACGTGCGGTTCGCGGACGAGCGTGAAGGGGTGATCCCCTTAGAGGAGCTCAAGCTCCCCGGCCAGCCTGACCGCGTTATTCTCCCTGATCCGTACGTGATCGAGATTCATCTGGTTGACGGCACCGTCGAAGAAGTTCCCTGGGATTTCGCCCGGCACTTCGCCGACCCGAATTACCGCGCGCGTTCGGAAGCGGCAGGGGAACGCGGTCGCCGGTTTTTCGGGGAGCGTCTCCGGTCCGTGCGCTCGGAACAGGGGCTAACGCAGGAGGAGCTCGCGGAGCGGGCTGGGGTCAACCGCGTGACGATCGCCCGGTTCGAAGCGGGCAAGCAACTGCCTCGCTATCGGACCCTCGTCGCCCTCGCCGACGGACTGGGCGTTCCCATCGAACGACTTATCGTCGGCTGAAATCAGGCTGCACCTGCCGCTCAGTCGCTTCCAACTTGCCACGGGCGCAGAGCGCCAACACGGCCCCGCACCAACCGCCCCGGCTTCGCGCCCGTATGCCGCCCGTCCTTCACCACCGCCACGCCGTGCTTCCCGTCACGCGGCGCAGACACCTTCCATATCCCGCCGCCGTGCGATGACGCGGCCGGTAGGCAAGATGGGAGCCGTCGTTGACGCGCCGACCGGGGCCCCTTGACCCATCGGACTAGTCTTATTAGTCATAATGCATGACGGAACGTACGCCAAACGTGCCCGGTTTACCGGTCTGGAAGCTTCACGAGGCTAAAGCGCGTTTTAGCGAGCTCTTCCGGCGCGCGCGGGTACAAGGTGCCCAGCGGGTCGTCAAGCAGGGGGGCGAGGCGGTCGTGGTCGTCCCATCCGAAGATTTCGATCGGCTAACGGAGCGTGCCGCGCAACCGGCATCGCTCGTCGGCTTCTTCCGCTCGGCACCCACGGGTGGTCAGGCGCTCGACCTGAAACGGAAGCGAGACACCAGCCGAACTATCAAGTGGTAGCGCACCCAGGCGGTCATCTTTCGCGGCGACTGCTGCCGTGACCGGCTTTCTGCTCGACACCAACGTCGTGTCGGAGCTCATGAAGCGTCGTCCAAACCGCGGCGTCGCGGCGTGGGTGGACGCCACGGCGGAGGAGCTCCTGCACCTGAGTGTGATCACGATCGGCGAGATTCGGAAAGGCATCGACCTGCTTTCAGACGATGACCCGAAGCGGGCTGCTCTGCAGGGCTGGCTGGGTCATGACGTCCGCGCCCGATTCGCCGGCCGGCTCCTGGCCTTCGATGACGCGGTTGCCGAGCGCTGGGGACAGATCGAAGCATTGGCGAAGAAGCGGCGATTGACGTTGCCGACCATCGATGCCCAGCTAGCAGCGACGGCACTCCATCACAACCTGACGTTCGTCACTCGAAATACGGGTGATGTCGCCGCCACCGGCGTGCCGGTCTTCAATCCCTGGAGCGAGTGACCGAGGCGCACCAATGTGGGACCCTGCCGGCTCGGCGCTGCGCGCGGCCGCTAACGGTGCGGGTCAGTAGCGGCCATTGCTCTACCGTTTCCCCTTCGCTGTTTACTACCTGCTATCGACCGAGGTATTCGAAATCAGAGGTGTCTTGCACATGCGTCGTGATCCACGCCCGTGGCGGCGACTTGCCTGGGCCTGCGCACGCCTTGGGCGCAGCAGCACGCAGCAGCCCGGCCCAGGTCGCAGTAGCTTCCGCTCAGCCGCGGCCGTGTTAACTTTGAAGGCCCGGGCTGCTCGCGAAGCGTGGGGTATGGCCTCCGCTTGGCACGCCAGGCCCGCACGCATCGCGAGCGTCCGGCGAATCGAGGGGAGGGGGCCCCGGCCAGCGCCGGGGAATGGGCGCAGTGAGGACGGGATGGAGATTTCGCTGGTACTCGTCGACTTCGATGACACGCTCGTCGAGACGGCGCCCCGCTTCCAGCAGGCGAGGGACCGGCTCTTCGAGGTCCTGGGCGGCGCAGGCTTCGAGCTCGAGCTGTGCCGCC contains:
- a CDS encoding type II toxin-antitoxin system VapC family toxin, with amino-acid sequence MKRRPNRGVAAWVDATAEELLHLSVITIGEIRKGIDLLSDDDPKRAALQGWLGHDVRARFAGRLLAFDDAVAERWGQIEALAKKRRLTLPTIDAQLAATALHHNLTFVTRNTGDVAATGVPVFNPWSE
- a CDS encoding helix-turn-helix transcriptional regulator → MVTGARLTTDGLYVRFADEREGVIPLEELKLPGQPDRVILPDPYVIEIHLVDGTVEEVPWDFARHFADPNYRARSEAAGERGRRFFGERLRSVRSEQGLTQEELAERAGVNRVTIARFEAGKQLPRYRTLVALADGLGVPIERLIVG
- a CDS encoding DUF4160 domain-containing protein, which encodes MPTVVRDGEFAFVIHTRELSFEPPHVHVRFGGNQVRIELAGVTFMDQPPPGKRRAILEAFARHAARIRRSWEQIHGPLEGDRQ
- a CDS encoding type II toxin-antitoxin system Phd/YefM family antitoxin; the protein is MTERTPNVPGLPVWKLHEAKARFSELFRRARVQGAQRVVKQGGEAVVVVPSEDFDRLTERAAQPASLVGFFRSAPTGGQALDLKRKRDTSRTIKW